In Dermacentor variabilis isolate Ectoservices chromosome 11, ASM5094787v1, whole genome shotgun sequence, one genomic interval encodes:
- the LOC142564849 gene encoding uncharacterized protein LOC142564849: MEEQLEAISSQGKYALLSFAMFARTYRMKKTWNGAAAREMSESSLNMDYSSVCKMKTQKDSEDTGTLYATDEHKKLLALFDSASTFTKKANKRLSMMPQNFTGLAVYNVEMDDYKGACGKGKFVRLKAIKSALAA; encoded by the coding sequence ATGGAGGAGCAGCTGGAGGCCATCTCGAGCCAAGGCAAGTACGCGCTGCTGTCGTTTGCCATGTTCGCGAGGACCTACCGCATGAAGAAGACGTGGAACGGAGCGGCTGCCCGCGAGATGTCCGAGAGCAGCCTCAACATGGACTACTCGTCGGTGTGCAAAATGAAAACTCAGAAGGACAGCGAGGACACTGGCACCCTGTACGCTACGGACGAGCACAAAAAGCTCCTCGCTCTCTTCGATTCCGCAAGCACATTCACAAAGAAAGCGAACAAGCGGCTGAGCATGATGCCCCAGAATTTCACCGGCCTAGCAGTGTACAACGTTGAAATGGACGACTACAAAGGTGCCTGCGGGAAAGGAAAGTTCGTCCGCCTCAAGGCCATCAAGTCGGCGCTCGCTGCGTGA